One region of Oryza sativa Japonica Group chromosome 10, ASM3414082v1 genomic DNA includes:
- the LOC4348521 gene encoding protein STRUBBELIG-RECEPTOR FAMILY 7, whose amino-acid sequence MAAWAWPLVFLVSCCCSWTQRRILVAATTDANDVTVLNALFTSLNSPGQLRGWQVNGGDPCGASWQGITCSGSSVTAIKLPSLGLSGNLAYNMNTMESLVELDMSQNNLGGGQNIQYNLPNKKLERLNLAGNQFAGNVPYSISTMPKLKYLNLNHNQLQGNMTDVFSNLPSLSTLDLSLNSLTGDLPQSFTSLSSLKTLYLQNNQFTGSINVLANLPLDNLNVGNNRFTGWIPNELKKINSLQTDGNSWSTGPAPPPPPFTAPPPSRNRKKSPGRHSNGSGSSSSSGGNSGLRAGAIAGIIVALLVIGAVVAFFLIKRKRKGTRQEHVEQRQPFNSYPSNEVKDVKPIPESTKIEVEPLPSPVAVSLKPPPKIERNQSFDDDDDDFSNKPVAKKSNSASVKATVYSVADLQMATDSFNMDNLVGEGTFGRVYRAQFSDGKVLAVKKLNSTVLPSQSSDDFFDLVSNISKLHHPNLNELVGYCMEHGQHLLVYDFHRNGSLHDMLHLPDEYSKPLSWNSRVKIALGSARALEYLHEICSPSIIHKNFKSSNILLDTEFNPHVSDAGLASSVPDSEFQASDQGSGYSAPEVDMTGQYTLKSDVYSFGVVMLELLTGRKPFDSARLRTEQSLVRWATPQLHDIDALDRMVDPALKGLYPAKSLSRFADVIALCVQPEPEFRPPMSEVVQALVRLVQRANMTRRMIDGEEGSRRPDDQDQEFV is encoded by the exons atGGCGGCCTGGGCATGGCCGCTCGTCTTCCTCGTCTCGTGCTGCTGTTCTTGGACCCAGCGGCGAATCTTGGTTGCTGCGACCACTGACGCCAATGATG TTACTGTCCTCAATGCGCTATTCACCAGCCTCAATTCGCCGGGGCAGCTGCGCGGTTGGCAGGTGAATGGCGGTGACCCATGTGGCGCCTCATGGCAGGGCATCACCTGCTCTGGATCATCAGTCACAGCAAT TAAATTGCCGAGCTTGGGGCTTTCGGGGAATCTGGCCTACAATATGAACACCATGGAGTCCCTAGTTGAGCT TGACATGAGCCAAAATAATCTTGGGGGTGGCCAAAATATTCAATACAATCTTCCAAATAAGAAGCTTGAGAGGCT CAATCTTGCTGGGAACCAGTTTGCTGGAAATGTGCCATACTCAATTTCCACAATGCCTAAACTTAAGTATCT AAACCTTAATCATAACCAATTACAAGGAAATATGACAGATGTCTTTTCCAACCTTCCAAGTTTATCAACACT TGATCTCTCCTTAAATTCTCTTACTGGTGATCTCCCACAAAGTTTCACTTCTCTGTCAAGCCTGAAAACTTT GTATCTGCAGAACAACCAATTTACTGGATCAATCAATGTCCTTGCTAATCTTCCCCTGGATAATTT AAATGTGGGAAACAACCGTTTTACTGGTTGGATTCCTAATGagctaaagaaaataaatagtcTTCA AACCGATGGCAATTCTTGGAGCACAGGtccggcaccaccaccaccaccattcaCAGCACCTCCACCATCACGCAACCGTAAAAAAAGCCCAGGCAGACACTCCAATGGCAGTGGTAGCTCATCAAGTTCTGGTGGAAATTCAGGGTTACGTGCTGGAGCTATAGCAGGAATTATCGTAGCTCTACTGGTCATTGGAGCAGTTGTAGCATTCTTCTTGATAAAGAGAAAACGCAAAGGTACAAGGCAAGAACATGTTGAACAGCGACAGCCTTTCAATTCATACCCTTCCAATGAAGTTAAAG ATGTGAAGCCTATACCAGAATCCACCAAGATAGAGGTGGAGCCTTTGCCTTCCCCTGTGGCCGTTAGTCTAAAACCACCTCCTAAGATTGAGCGCAACCAGTCAtttgatgacgatgatgatgacttTTCAAACAAGCCTGTTGCAAAGAAAAGTAATTCAGCATCAGTAAAAGCAACAGTTTATTCAGTTGCAGACCTACAGATGGCAACAGATAGTTTCAACATGGACAATCTTGTTGGAGAGGGTACTTTTGGACGTGTTTACAGGGCACAATTCAGTGATGGAAAG GTACTAGCTGTCAAGAAACTAAACAGTACTGTGTTGCCAAGCCAATCTTCAGACGATTTCTTTGActtggtgtcaaacatttcaaagTTGCACCATCCCAATCTCAATGAGCTTGTGGGCTATTGCATGGAGCATGGACAGCACTTGCTAGTTTATGATTTCCACAGAAATGGTTCGCTGCATGATATGCTTCACCTCCCAGATGAATATAGCAAACCACTCAGCTGGAATTCTCGTGTTAAGATTGCGTTAGGTTCTGCACGGGCACTAGA GTATCTTCATGAAATTTGTTCTCCTTCTATTATCCACAAGAACTTCAAGTCATCTAATATCTTGCTGGACACCGAGTTCAATCCTCATGTTTCTGATGCTGGACTTGCCAGCAGTGTTCCTGATTCTGAATTCCAG GCTTCAGATCAGGGTTCTGGATATAGTGCCCCTGAAGTTGACATGACTGGGCAGTATACCCTCAAGAGTGATGTTTATAGCTTTGGAGTTGTCATGCTGGAGCTCTTGACAGGCCGCAAACCATTTGACAG CGCTAGACTCCGGACAGAGCAGTCACTTGTCCGGTGGGCAACGCCCCAGCTGCATGACATCGATGCGTTGGACCGGATGGTCGACCCAGCGCTCAAGGGCCTGTACCCTGCCAAATCCCTGTCCCGTTTCGCAGACGTCATTGCGCTGTGTGTCCAG CCTGAGCCGGAGTTCAGACCGCCGATGTCTGAGGTGGTGCAAGCGCTGGTCCGCCTTGTTCAGAGGGCCAACATGACTAGGAGAATGATCGACGGCGAAGAGGGTTCTCGAAGACCAGATGACCAGGACCAGGAGTTCGTGTAA